Proteins encoded by one window of Anaeromyxobacter sp.:
- a CDS encoding succinate dehydrogenase/fumarate reductase iron-sulfur subunit codes for MNLTLIVWRQAGPKEPGRFETYQAKNITPHHSFLEMLDVVNEDLIKAGKDPIAFDHDCREGICGMCSAVVNGVPHGGQQRTTLCQLHMRKFKDGDAIYLEPWRARAFPILRDLVVDRGALDKLIQAAGFVSCHTGGVPDGNAVLVGKPEADYAMDAAECIGCGACVAACPNSAAMLFAGAKVSQLAELPQGQVEAPQRVAAMIKAMADNGFGNCSNHYECEAACPKGIKVKFIARMNREFVKALALEKFGAISTERIRSE; via the coding sequence ATGAACCTCACCCTGATCGTCTGGCGTCAGGCCGGCCCCAAGGAGCCGGGACGCTTCGAGACCTACCAGGCCAAGAACATCACGCCCCACCACTCCTTCCTGGAGATGCTGGACGTGGTCAACGAGGACCTGATCAAGGCGGGCAAGGACCCCATCGCCTTCGACCACGACTGCCGTGAGGGCATCTGCGGCATGTGCTCCGCGGTGGTCAACGGCGTCCCGCACGGCGGCCAGCAGCGCACCACGCTCTGCCAGCTGCACATGCGGAAGTTCAAGGACGGCGACGCCATCTACCTCGAGCCCTGGCGCGCCCGCGCCTTCCCCATCCTCCGCGATCTGGTGGTGGACCGGGGCGCGCTCGACAAGCTGATCCAGGCGGCCGGCTTCGTCTCCTGCCACACCGGCGGCGTCCCCGACGGCAACGCCGTGCTGGTCGGCAAGCCGGAGGCCGACTACGCCATGGACGCGGCCGAGTGCATCGGCTGCGGCGCCTGCGTGGCCGCCTGCCCCAACAGCGCCGCCATGCTGTTCGCCGGCGCCAAGGTGTCGCAGCTGGCCGAGCTGCCGCAGGGCCAGGTGGAGGCGCCCCAGCGCGTCGCCGCCATGATCAAGGCCATGGCCGACAACGGCTTCGGCAACTGCTCCAACCACTACGAGTGCGAGGCGGCCTGCCCCAAGGGCATCAAGGTGAAGTTCATCGCCCGCATGAACCGCGAGTTCGTCAAGGCGCTGGCGCTGGAGAAGTTCGGCGCCATCTCCACCGAGCGGATCAGGTCGGAGTAG
- a CDS encoding ATP-binding protein gives MSLDPDLTALLTRVLTALEPLIPRPVPPIDWATCHAANWRRGAVGGALEPVPGIEGLRLEDLLGIEPQKATLEQNTRQFLAGLPANNALLWGTRGTGKSSVVRALLGAYAGQGLRIIQVDKDDLVSLPAIVDAVKREPWRFVVFADDLSFETGDASYKVLKSALDGSVYALPDNVLLYVTSNRRHLIPEYESDNRGAMLVNGEIHHGEAVEEKMSLSGRFGLWVPFHPFSQDLYVEVVRQWVGKLAARAGATVAWSQASADEAILWSQRKGDRSGRIAFQFASAYVGRTVMATRAGAP, from the coding sequence GTGAGCCTCGACCCCGACCTGACGGCGCTGCTCACGCGGGTGCTCACCGCCCTGGAGCCGCTCATCCCGCGGCCGGTGCCGCCCATCGACTGGGCCACCTGCCACGCCGCCAACTGGCGGCGCGGCGCGGTGGGCGGGGCGCTCGAGCCGGTGCCCGGCATCGAGGGCCTGCGCCTCGAGGACCTGCTGGGCATCGAGCCCCAGAAGGCCACCCTGGAGCAGAACACCCGCCAGTTCCTGGCGGGGCTGCCGGCCAACAACGCGCTGCTGTGGGGCACGCGCGGCACCGGCAAGTCCTCGGTGGTGCGGGCCCTGCTGGGCGCCTACGCCGGCCAGGGGCTGCGCATCATCCAGGTGGACAAGGACGACCTGGTCAGCCTGCCGGCCATCGTGGACGCGGTGAAGCGGGAGCCCTGGCGCTTCGTGGTCTTCGCCGACGACCTCTCCTTCGAGACCGGCGACGCCAGCTACAAGGTGCTGAAGAGCGCGCTGGACGGCTCGGTCTACGCCCTGCCGGACAACGTGCTGCTCTACGTCACCTCCAACCGGCGCCACCTCATCCCGGAGTACGAGAGCGACAACCGCGGCGCCATGCTGGTGAACGGCGAGATCCACCACGGCGAGGCGGTGGAGGAGAAGATGTCGCTGTCCGGCCGCTTCGGCCTGTGGGTGCCCTTCCACCCCTTCAGCCAGGACCTCTACGTGGAGGTGGTGCGCCAGTGGGTCGGCAAGCTGGCGGCCCGGGCCGGCGCCACGGTGGCCTGGTCCCAGGCCTCCGCCGACGAGGCCATCCTCTGGTCGCAGCGCAAGGGCGACCGGAGCGGCCGCATCGCCTTCCAGTTCGCCAGCGCCTACGTGGGGCGCACCGTCATGGCCACGCGCGCCGGCGCGCCCTGA
- a CDS encoding thioredoxin family protein — translation MGLLAKLFGSRAPRVQPVHVTGQNYLAEVARSGLPVVLDVWSPGCGPCATLEPIVMDLARDYQGRVKVAELNAAEAGDVAARLGVMGTPTVLFFRGGREVHRVVGFVGSRYLREVVDQELLGAAAG, via the coding sequence ATGGGACTCCTCGCCAAGCTCTTCGGATCGCGCGCGCCGCGGGTCCAGCCGGTGCACGTGACCGGCCAGAACTACCTGGCCGAGGTGGCCCGCTCCGGCCTGCCGGTGGTGCTCGACGTCTGGAGCCCCGGCTGCGGCCCCTGCGCCACGCTGGAGCCCATCGTGATGGACCTGGCGCGCGACTACCAGGGCCGCGTCAAGGTGGCGGAGCTGAACGCGGCCGAGGCCGGCGACGTGGCGGCGCGGCTCGGCGTCATGGGCACGCCCACCGTGCTCTTCTTCCGGGGTGGCCGCGAGGTCCACCGGGTGGTGGGCTTCGTGGGCTCGCGCTACCTGCGCGAGGTGGTGGACCAGGAGCTGCTGGGCGCCGCGGCCGGGTGA
- a CDS encoding TlpA family protein disulfide reductase has protein sequence MNERRWFRWGRDLLVVLVVLAAAGAWQTRGHLAAGVAPDPLLTTLDGAPASLRAYRGKPVLIAFWAPWCTVCKAESGNLAWAQRLVGDRAHVISVATAFEDVAEVRAFVAEHGLTVPVLLGSQEALRDFRLEAFPTAYFLDAEGRVTRSVAGYTTTAGLVARLLW, from the coding sequence CTGAACGAGCGGCGCTGGTTCCGCTGGGGGCGCGACCTCCTGGTGGTGCTGGTGGTGCTGGCCGCGGCGGGCGCCTGGCAGACGCGCGGCCACCTGGCGGCGGGCGTGGCGCCGGACCCTCTGCTCACCACCCTGGACGGCGCCCCGGCCTCGCTGCGCGCCTACCGCGGCAAGCCGGTGCTGATCGCCTTCTGGGCCCCGTGGTGCACGGTCTGCAAGGCCGAGTCCGGCAACCTCGCCTGGGCGCAGCGCCTGGTGGGCGATCGGGCCCACGTCATCTCGGTGGCCACCGCCTTCGAGGACGTGGCCGAGGTGCGCGCCTTCGTGGCGGAGCACGGGCTCACCGTGCCGGTGCTCCTCGGGTCCCAGGAGGCGCTGCGCGACTTCCGGCTGGAGGCCTTCCCCACGGCCTACTTCCTGGACGCCGAGGGGCGCGTGACGCGCTCGGTGGCCGGGTACACCACCACGGCCGGCCTGGTGGCGCGGCTGCTCTGGTAG
- a CDS encoding collagen-like protein: protein MATTSTQRHHPRAGTLAHLSGALALVLTLAACGGGSGEAGPQGPAGPSGPAGTGGGPTGPQGEVGPAGPAGPAGADGLVGPAGPQGPTGQTGPQGLLGPVGPQGPAGTPGAAGAPGPAGLSWQGAWSAGSSYAPLDAVTFAGSSWVARASTLASPPVAGADWDLLAEAGLDGAAGPAGAAGPAGPAGPQGLAGADGLDGALGATGPAGATGPQGLTGAAGPVGPQGPQGLIGLTGPAGPQGLAGIAGPIGPAGAQGLTGAAGLTGATGLTGAVGPAGPAGPQGLQGPQGTFGPIGPVGPVGPIGLTGPTGLTGAAGPAGATGATGAIGPAGPQGLQGLTGAVGPAGPQGLVGPAGATGATGAIGPAGPQGLQGLTGAVGPAGPQGLVGPAGATGAAGATGAQGPIGPQGPSGLIAVTEASGGDVTGIPQDLGCVATGVGDSGMLFIAPTANVQVGPGQAVTATATTHMGGTGGAAASNLSLNVCYAGSDGLIVSDGNFLGSDGLQPISVGAGSSLPLSLTRTYSSLVLPPDTYDVGLCGCVHTTTDQWSIDWSTLTVSVLQE, encoded by the coding sequence ATGGCGACCACGTCCACGCAGCGTCACCACCCGCGCGCCGGCACCTTGGCGCACCTCTCCGGGGCCCTGGCGCTGGTGCTCACCCTCGCCGCCTGCGGCGGCGGCAGCGGCGAAGCGGGTCCGCAGGGGCCGGCGGGTCCGTCGGGGCCGGCCGGCACCGGCGGTGGCCCCACCGGGCCCCAGGGCGAGGTCGGTCCGGCAGGGCCGGCTGGTCCCGCCGGCGCCGACGGGCTGGTCGGCCCGGCCGGCCCACAGGGGCCGACGGGGCAGACCGGCCCTCAGGGCCTGCTCGGCCCCGTCGGCCCGCAGGGCCCCGCCGGCACGCCCGGCGCCGCTGGCGCGCCAGGTCCGGCCGGGCTCAGCTGGCAGGGCGCCTGGTCGGCCGGGTCCAGCTACGCGCCGCTCGACGCGGTCACCTTCGCCGGCTCGAGCTGGGTGGCCAGGGCCAGCACCCTGGCATCCCCTCCGGTGGCTGGCGCCGACTGGGATCTCCTGGCCGAGGCTGGGCTCGACGGCGCCGCCGGACCGGCCGGCGCCGCTGGCCCCGCAGGGCCCGCTGGTCCGCAGGGGCTGGCTGGCGCCGACGGCCTCGACGGCGCGCTCGGGGCGACGGGCCCGGCTGGAGCCACCGGGCCGCAGGGTCTGACCGGCGCGGCGGGTCCAGTCGGTCCCCAGGGGCCGCAGGGGCTCATCGGGCTCACCGGACCGGCTGGCCCGCAGGGGCTCGCGGGCATCGCCGGCCCGATCGGACCGGCCGGCGCCCAGGGGCTGACCGGCGCGGCTGGCTTGACCGGCGCCACCGGCCTCACGGGCGCCGTCGGTCCGGCTGGCCCGGCCGGTCCGCAGGGGCTGCAGGGGCCGCAGGGCACCTTCGGGCCCATCGGTCCCGTTGGGCCCGTCGGGCCCATCGGCCTGACCGGGCCCACCGGCCTCACCGGCGCGGCGGGCCCGGCGGGCGCCACCGGAGCGACGGGCGCCATCGGCCCCGCCGGCCCGCAGGGGCTGCAGGGCCTGACCGGCGCGGTCGGCCCGGCTGGTCCGCAGGGGCTGGTGGGCCCGGCGGGCGCCACCGGAGCGACGGGCGCCATCGGCCCCGCCGGCCCGCAGGGGCTGCAGGGCCTGACCGGCGCGGTCGGCCCGGCTGGTCCGCAGGGGCTGGTGGGCCCGGCGGGAGCCACGGGCGCAGCCGGCGCGACCGGCGCCCAGGGACCGATCGGCCCCCAGGGCCCCTCTGGCCTGATCGCGGTCACCGAGGCCAGCGGCGGCGACGTCACCGGCATCCCCCAGGACCTCGGCTGCGTCGCCACCGGCGTCGGGGACAGCGGCATGCTCTTCATCGCCCCCACCGCGAACGTGCAGGTCGGCCCCGGCCAGGCCGTCACCGCCACCGCCACCACCCACATGGGCGGGACAGGCGGGGCGGCCGCCTCCAACCTGTCGCTCAACGTCTGCTACGCCGGCAGCGACGGGCTCATCGTCTCGGACGGCAACTTCCTCGGCTCCGATGGGCTGCAGCCCATCTCGGTGGGAGCCGGCTCCTCGCTGCCCCTCTCCCTGACCCGCACCTACTCCTCGCTGGTGCTGCCGCCGGACACCTACGACGTGGGGCTGTGCGGCTGCGTCCACACCACCACCGACCAGTGGAGCATCGACTGGAGCACCCTGACGGTGAGCGTGCTGCAGGAGTAG
- a CDS encoding choice-of-anchor D domain-containing protein gives MSRTARTHHHHPGSSAGPPLGRGLVAVLTAALLAGTPACRQAPPQAPAPARQEAVAPVGQGFTLNASDLRFIRQQIRIAEAHAAGGQLFGPGPDQVHDVRLPFGLRTVDGTFNNLVPGQEDFGAADQAFPRLAPADFRAAEAGTSYAQKKGLVQDSQPRLVSNLVVDQTPANPAALAAAGAGALPDFSGTLFIPNVAPDVGLSAPYNSMFTLFGQFFDHGLDLVTKGGGTVFVPLQPDDPLFVPGSPTNFMVLTRATNRPGPDGVIGDDPATPADESADDVQEAMNTTTPFVDQNQTYTSHPAHQVFLRAYRLDGAGRPVATGKLLDGAIAGNIGSWSEVKAQAAALLGLALSDADVTDVPLLATDPYGRFLRGPSGFPQVVFPGNVLVEGNPAAPVSVAGAVRTGHAFLDDIAHHAAPVGDHDGNPATPRRALLPDADPGTADDLDPATYDDELLGAHFVTGDGRGNENIGLTMVHSVFHAEHNRLADDVHRQIGLLLTTAEAADWAAVNPASGWDHGERLFQAARFVTEMEYQHLVFEEFARKVQPQVNLFAGYHTEIDPAISAEFAHTVYRFGHSMLTEVVARVNADGTPNDLSLLDAFLNPRAFNDGGPAGTLTAEQAVGSIVRGMTRQVGNELDEFVTEALRDRLLGLPLDLATINLARGRSEGVPRLNDARRQFFAATINSALAPYQSWADLGDGLRHRLSLANFVAAYGTHPSISGDLAARRAAAALLVAADPADPATPADAFDFMVGAGAWAAVGGRSPTGLEDVDFWVGGLAEKQAPFGGLLGSTFNHVFETQLERLQDGDRLYYLTRTAGLNLLVQLEGNSFAELVMRNSDATSLPADVFSRPDFLFDLAALGASGPILDDPATPDDESLMADLRRLPDGTVRYTGPAHVIWAGTDDPAVVDRISSSEGDDTLRGNGGRDVMEGGSGNDQFIGGEGDDILTDAFGDDVLKGGPGDDAISSGPGFDLNMGGLGNDFVVGGSDPTETFGGPGDDFIFAGDSTDTVFGDDGDDWIEGGGQADLLQGDNGAPFQNDPNAPGHDVIIGDGGDDDYDAEGGDDIMVAGPGVERSEGMLGFDWVTHKNDPQPADADLFRLGLLPPDQDALRDRFDLVEGLSGWRFADLLRGDDGDATTMVGHELDAAGIARIQGLSAVLGEASAFTGGNVLLGGAGSDLLEGRGGDDVIDGDAWLDVSIRAPDLSTPDPTDSRLVDGMAAVRADVFSGRLHPGELSIVRRILTAGAGPADVDTAVYSGARAEYLVARNADGTVTVDHQGGLDGRDTLRNVELLAFTDGTIPVPVNSLASGTVTLSSLTPVEGQLLVATSTVADADGIDAATFRLVWQVETAPGLFAEVAVGDTFRPDDPVAGRRLRVVATFLDLAAVPAQESVASSITAAVTAVNDPPTGAPQLSDTTPSVGAPLSALTAGLADADGLGPFTYQWQADRVNIAGAAARAVGFTPTAAQLGRQLTVVVTWTDGQGFTQAVASPASAAVTPAAGPIASVVAAFDFGRRRVNTTTLGQLTVTNPGSAPLVISAVTSSGAPFVTPSLGTCAAPLAPGRTCRVTVTFRPTALGAFAGTLTLTSNAINSPTQVALTGLVR, from the coding sequence ATGTCCCGCACCGCCCGCACCCACCACCACCACCCTGGTTCGTCCGCCGGCCCGCCGCTCGGCCGCGGGCTGGTCGCCGTGCTCACCGCCGCCCTGCTGGCCGGCACGCCCGCCTGCCGCCAGGCGCCGCCCCAGGCCCCCGCGCCGGCGCGCCAGGAGGCGGTGGCGCCGGTGGGCCAGGGCTTCACGCTGAACGCCTCCGACCTGCGCTTCATCCGGCAGCAGATCCGCATCGCCGAGGCCCACGCCGCCGGCGGGCAGCTCTTCGGCCCCGGCCCGGACCAGGTGCACGACGTCCGCCTCCCCTTCGGCCTGCGCACCGTGGACGGCACCTTCAACAACCTGGTGCCGGGGCAGGAGGACTTCGGCGCCGCCGACCAGGCCTTCCCGCGCCTGGCCCCGGCCGACTTCCGCGCCGCCGAGGCCGGCACCTCCTACGCCCAGAAGAAGGGGCTGGTGCAGGACTCCCAGCCGCGCCTGGTGAGCAACCTGGTGGTGGACCAGACCCCGGCCAACCCGGCCGCCCTGGCCGCCGCCGGCGCCGGCGCCCTGCCCGACTTCTCCGGCACCCTCTTCATCCCCAACGTGGCGCCCGACGTCGGCCTCTCGGCCCCCTACAACTCGATGTTCACCCTCTTCGGCCAGTTCTTCGACCACGGCCTGGACCTCGTCACCAAGGGCGGTGGCACGGTCTTCGTGCCGCTGCAGCCGGACGATCCGCTCTTCGTGCCGGGCAGCCCCACCAACTTCATGGTGCTGACCCGCGCCACCAACCGGCCGGGCCCCGACGGCGTGATCGGCGACGACCCCGCCACGCCGGCGGACGAGAGCGCCGACGACGTGCAGGAGGCCATGAACACCACCACCCCGTTCGTCGACCAGAACCAGACCTACACCTCGCACCCCGCCCACCAGGTCTTCCTCAGGGCCTACCGGCTCGACGGGGCCGGCCGGCCGGTGGCCACCGGCAAGCTGCTGGACGGCGCCATCGCCGGCAACATCGGCAGCTGGAGCGAGGTGAAGGCGCAGGCGGCCGCGCTGCTCGGCCTGGCGCTCTCCGACGCCGACGTGACCGACGTGCCCCTGCTGGCCACCGACCCCTACGGCCGCTTCCTGCGCGGCCCGAGCGGCTTCCCGCAGGTGGTCTTCCCCGGCAACGTGCTGGTGGAGGGGAATCCGGCCGCGCCGGTCTCGGTGGCCGGCGCCGTCCGCACCGGCCACGCCTTCCTCGACGACATCGCCCACCACGCCGCGCCCGTCGGCGACCACGACGGCAACCCGGCCACGCCCCGGCGGGCCCTCCTGCCCGACGCCGACCCCGGCACCGCCGACGATCTCGACCCGGCCACCTACGACGACGAGCTGCTGGGCGCCCACTTCGTCACCGGCGACGGCCGCGGCAACGAGAACATCGGCCTCACCATGGTGCACAGCGTCTTCCACGCGGAGCACAACCGGCTGGCCGACGACGTGCACCGGCAGATCGGCCTGCTGCTGACCACCGCCGAGGCGGCCGACTGGGCCGCCGTGAACCCGGCCAGCGGCTGGGACCACGGCGAGCGGCTCTTCCAGGCGGCCCGCTTCGTCACCGAGATGGAGTACCAGCACCTGGTGTTCGAGGAGTTCGCCCGCAAGGTGCAGCCGCAGGTGAACCTCTTCGCCGGCTACCACACCGAGATCGACCCGGCCATCTCCGCCGAGTTCGCCCACACCGTCTACCGCTTCGGCCACTCCATGCTCACCGAGGTGGTGGCCCGGGTGAACGCCGACGGCACGCCCAACGACCTGTCGCTCCTCGACGCCTTCCTCAACCCGCGGGCCTTCAACGACGGCGGGCCGGCCGGCACCCTCACCGCCGAGCAGGCGGTGGGCAGCATCGTGCGCGGCATGACCCGCCAGGTGGGCAACGAGCTCGACGAGTTCGTCACCGAGGCGCTGCGCGACCGGCTGCTCGGGCTGCCGCTGGATCTCGCCACCATCAACCTGGCCCGCGGCCGCAGCGAGGGCGTGCCGCGCCTCAACGACGCGCGCCGCCAGTTCTTCGCCGCCACCATCAACTCGGCGCTGGCCCCGTACCAGAGCTGGGCCGACCTGGGCGACGGGCTGCGCCACCGCCTGTCGCTGGCCAACTTCGTGGCCGCCTACGGCACCCACCCGTCCATCAGCGGAGACCTGGCCGCACGGCGCGCCGCGGCGGCCCTGCTGGTGGCGGCCGATCCGGCCGATCCGGCCACCCCGGCCGACGCCTTCGACTTCATGGTCGGCGCCGGCGCCTGGGCCGCGGTGGGCGGGCGCAGCCCCACCGGCCTGGAGGACGTCGACTTCTGGGTGGGCGGCCTGGCCGAGAAGCAGGCCCCCTTCGGCGGGCTGCTCGGCTCCACCTTCAACCACGTCTTCGAGACCCAGCTGGAGCGGCTGCAGGACGGCGACCGGCTCTACTACCTGACCCGCACCGCCGGCCTCAACCTGCTGGTCCAGCTGGAGGGCAACTCCTTCGCCGAGCTGGTGATGCGCAACTCCGACGCCACCAGCCTGCCGGCCGACGTCTTCTCGCGCCCCGACTTCCTCTTCGACCTGGCCGCGCTCGGGGCCAGCGGCCCCATCCTGGACGACCCGGCCACCCCGGACGACGAGTCCCTCATGGCCGACCTGCGCCGCCTGCCGGACGGCACGGTCCGCTACACCGGCCCGGCCCACGTCATCTGGGCCGGCACCGACGATCCGGCGGTGGTGGACCGCATCTCCTCCAGCGAGGGCGACGACACCCTGCGGGGCAACGGCGGGCGGGACGTCATGGAGGGCGGGTCCGGCAACGACCAGTTCATCGGCGGCGAGGGCGACGACATCCTCACCGACGCCTTCGGCGACGACGTCCTCAAGGGCGGCCCCGGCGACGACGCCATCAGCTCGGGCCCCGGCTTCGACCTCAACATGGGCGGGCTGGGCAACGACTTCGTGGTGGGCGGCTCGGATCCCACCGAGACCTTCGGCGGCCCGGGAGACGACTTCATCTTCGCCGGCGACTCCACCGACACGGTCTTCGGCGACGACGGCGACGACTGGATCGAGGGCGGCGGCCAGGCCGACCTGCTGCAGGGCGACAACGGGGCGCCCTTCCAGAACGACCCGAACGCCCCCGGCCACGACGTCATCATCGGCGACGGCGGCGACGACGACTACGACGCGGAGGGCGGCGACGACATCATGGTGGCCGGCCCGGGCGTCGAGCGGAGCGAGGGCATGCTCGGCTTCGACTGGGTGACCCACAAGAACGACCCGCAGCCGGCCGACGCCGACCTGTTCCGCCTCGGGCTCCTGCCCCCTGACCAGGACGCGCTGCGCGACCGCTTCGACCTGGTGGAGGGGCTCTCCGGCTGGCGCTTCGCCGACCTGCTGCGCGGCGACGACGGCGACGCCACCACCATGGTGGGCCACGAGCTGGACGCCGCCGGCATCGCCCGCATCCAGGGGCTCTCGGCCGTCCTGGGCGAGGCCAGCGCCTTCACCGGCGGCAACGTCCTCCTGGGCGGCGCCGGCAGCGACCTGCTCGAGGGGCGCGGCGGCGACGACGTCATCGACGGCGACGCCTGGCTGGACGTCTCCATCCGGGCGCCCGACCTCTCCACCCCGGACCCGACCGACTCCCGGCTGGTGGACGGCATGGCCGCCGTGCGGGCCGACGTCTTCTCGGGCCGCCTCCACCCGGGCGAGCTCTCCATCGTGCGGCGCATCCTCACCGCCGGCGCAGGCCCGGCCGACGTGGACACCGCGGTCTACTCCGGCGCCCGCGCCGAGTACCTGGTGGCCCGCAACGCCGACGGCACCGTCACGGTGGACCACCAGGGCGGCCTCGACGGCCGCGACACCCTCAGGAACGTGGAGCTGCTGGCCTTCACCGACGGCACCATCCCGGTGCCCGTGAACTCCCTGGCCTCCGGCACCGTCACCCTCTCCAGCCTGACGCCGGTGGAGGGGCAGCTGCTGGTGGCCACCAGCACCGTGGCCGACGCCGACGGCATCGACGCCGCCACCTTCCGGCTGGTCTGGCAGGTGGAGACGGCGCCCGGTCTCTTCGCCGAGGTCGCGGTGGGCGACACCTTCCGCCCGGACGACCCGGTGGCGGGCCGCCGGCTGCGGGTGGTGGCGACCTTCCTGGACCTGGCCGCCGTGCCGGCCCAGGAGTCCGTGGCCTCCTCCATCACCGCGGCCGTCACCGCGGTCAACGACCCGCCCACCGGCGCGCCGCAGCTCAGCGACACCACGCCGTCGGTGGGGGCGCCGCTCTCGGCCCTCACCGCTGGGCTGGCCGACGCCGACGGGCTGGGACCGTTCACCTACCAGTGGCAGGCCGACCGGGTGAACATCGCCGGCGCCGCCGCCCGCGCCGTGGGCTTCACGCCCACCGCGGCCCAGCTCGGGCGGCAGCTCACCGTGGTGGTGACCTGGACCGACGGGCAGGGCTTCACGCAGGCGGTGGCGTCGCCGGCCTCGGCGGCGGTCACCCCCGCGGCCGGACCCATCGCCAGCGTGGTGGCGGCCTTCGACTTCGGCCGGCGCCGCGTCAACACCACCACCCTGGGCCAGCTCACCGTCACCAACCCGGGCAGCGCCCCCCTGGTGATCTCCGCGGTGACCAGCTCGGGCGCGCCGTTCGTGACGCCCTCGCTGGGCACCTGCGCGGCGCCGCTGGCCCCCGGGCGGACCTGCCGGGTCACCGTGACGTTCCGGCCCACGGCCCTGGGCGCCTTCGCCGGGACCCTCACCCTCACCAGCAACGCCATCAACAGCCCCACCCAGGTGGCGCTGACCGGCCTGGTGCGGTGA
- a CDS encoding M20/M25/M40 family metallo-hydrolase, with amino-acid sequence MTPLLLALLAAAPGLEPVYAEVAAHHAGNVARLQAWVALPTIAAEGLNTEAGAERMMALLREAGFQRVERVPTDGKPGVFATLDAGAARTVGLYFMYDVKQFDPAAWSAPPLEGRLVERPGFGTVMMGRGTVNQKGPQAAFLAALHAYRAAGRPLPVNLVLVAEGEEEIGSPHFAQVVRRPEVSAALARTVGVFMPSAAQGADGEVTVALGAKGVVELELVASGARWGRGPSRDVHSGNRARLDSPAFHLVQALATLVKADGTPAIEGFAEQARPLSAEEARLVDLAAVRQSEQATKQQLGVTRWARDAGWRDSLADLVSRPTVNIEGLVAGHTGPGGMTVLPHRAVAKLDLRLVPGMTYDGAVAALRAHLARRGFGDLEVNPSGGYDPTSTPADAPLIQKQLATYRQAGVDAQLWPRTAGSYPGWVFTSPPLSLASGHFGLGHGGGAHAPDEYYLIVSKNPRLKGFDDAVRSFVDYLEELAR; translated from the coding sequence ATGACCCCGCTCCTCCTCGCCTTGCTCGCCGCCGCACCGGGCCTCGAGCCGGTCTACGCCGAGGTCGCGGCGCACCACGCCGGGAACGTGGCACGCCTGCAGGCCTGGGTGGCGCTGCCCACCATCGCCGCCGAGGGGCTCAACACCGAGGCGGGCGCCGAGCGGATGATGGCGCTCCTGCGCGAGGCCGGCTTCCAGCGGGTGGAGCGGGTGCCGACCGACGGCAAGCCTGGCGTCTTCGCCACCCTGGACGCCGGCGCGGCGCGAACCGTGGGGCTCTACTTCATGTACGACGTGAAGCAGTTCGACCCGGCCGCCTGGAGCGCGCCGCCGCTGGAGGGCCGGCTGGTCGAGCGGCCGGGCTTCGGCACCGTCATGATGGGCCGCGGCACCGTCAACCAGAAGGGGCCGCAGGCGGCCTTCCTGGCCGCCCTGCACGCCTACCGCGCCGCCGGGCGGCCCCTGCCGGTCAACCTGGTGCTGGTGGCGGAGGGCGAGGAGGAGATCGGCTCGCCGCACTTCGCCCAGGTGGTGCGCCGGCCCGAGGTGTCGGCGGCCCTGGCCCGCACGGTGGGCGTCTTCATGCCCAGCGCCGCGCAGGGGGCCGACGGCGAGGTGACGGTGGCGCTGGGGGCCAAGGGGGTGGTGGAGCTGGAGCTGGTGGCCAGCGGGGCGCGCTGGGGCCGCGGCCCGAGCCGGGACGTCCACTCCGGCAACCGGGCCCGGCTCGACAGCCCGGCCTTCCACCTGGTGCAGGCGCTGGCCACGCTGGTGAAGGCCGACGGCACGCCGGCCATCGAGGGCTTCGCGGAGCAGGCCCGCCCGCTCTCGGCCGAGGAGGCCCGGCTGGTGGACCTGGCGGCGGTGCGCCAGAGCGAGCAGGCCACCAAGCAGCAGCTCGGGGTGACGCGATGGGCCCGCGACGCCGGCTGGCGCGACTCGCTGGCCGACCTGGTCTCCCGCCCCACCGTGAACATCGAGGGGCTGGTGGCCGGCCACACGGGGCCGGGCGGCATGACGGTGCTGCCGCACCGCGCGGTGGCCAAGCTCGACCTCAGGCTGGTGCCCGGCATGACCTACGACGGGGCGGTGGCGGCGCTCAGGGCCCACCTGGCGCGGCGCGGCTTCGGCGACCTGGAGGTGAACCCCAGCGGCGGCTACGACCCCACCTCCACCCCGGCCGACGCGCCGCTCATCCAGAAGCAGCTGGCCACCTACCGCCAGGCCGGCGTCGACGCGCAGCTCTGGCCGCGCACCGCCGGCTCCTACCCGGGCTGGGTCTTCACCAGCCCGCCGCTCTCGCTGGCCTCCGGCCACTTCGGCCTGGGCCACGGCGGCGGCGCCCACGCGCCGGACGAGTACTACCTCATCGTCAGCAAGAACCCGCGCCTCAAGGGGTTCGACGACGCGGTCCGCTCCTTCGTGGACTACCTGGAGGAGCTGGCCCGCTGA